A genomic stretch from Desulfatitalea tepidiphila includes:
- a CDS encoding L,D-transpeptidase family protein, producing MATADRQGRRTMELSMRLWTVLLLILMPFSAFGHEQADLVLVVKSRAKLYLMKNGKMMDVYRVALGANPKGKKLQEGDQRTPEGRYILDYKKEDSAFYKAIHISYPNAADMRRARTMGVDPGGMIMIHGHKSGFEWLSRLKEPYHWTDGCIAVSNSAMDAIWEAVTVGTPIIIRP from the coding sequence ATGGCAACAGCAGACCGACAGGGCAGGCGCACAATGGAACTTTCGATGAGACTCTGGACCGTCCTCCTATTGATCCTCATGCCATTCTCCGCTTTTGGCCACGAACAGGCCGATCTGGTTCTGGTCGTCAAATCCAGGGCCAAACTCTACCTGATGAAAAATGGAAAGATGATGGATGTTTATCGGGTTGCGCTCGGCGCTAATCCTAAAGGAAAGAAGCTGCAGGAAGGCGATCAGCGCACGCCGGAGGGTCGATACATCCTCGATTATAAAAAAGAAGACAGCGCTTTTTATAAGGCCATTCACATATCCTACCCCAATGCGGCGGACATGCGCAGAGCCAGGACGATGGGCGTTGACCCTGGTGGCATGATCATGATCCACGGGCATAAGAGTGGTTTCGAGTGGCTATCCCGGCTGAAAGAGCCGTATCACTGGACAGACGGCTGCATCGCGGTGTCCAACAGCGCCATGGATGCAATCTGGGAGGCGGTCACTGTCGGTACCCCTATTATCATCAGACCCTGA